A single genomic interval of Seriola aureovittata isolate HTS-2021-v1 ecotype China chromosome 10, ASM2101889v1, whole genome shotgun sequence harbors:
- the LOC130176528 gene encoding uncharacterized protein LOC130176528, translated as MIDRDIALEALGVLCNASVTSVQIQRSQSSHDCTCGGAAQQEQLSIKNLICSILDADETSEVSKCSFSRIQCVLQGRAAPASFPGVVDTATGRNHIIDDDEFFAPQFDYDFKNLKDTETFWRGGEKYERPSGWYRFGLKILDKYDEVTWLGTSYRSTQSCRGEWPVSYHGTSKKGAEGIIEGHYKPGPGQVYGRGIYSTPDISEANYYAKTFTSKKNGKKYKVILQNRINPEYRKKYNNDKYWLIPIPKGTSDEEEQKMVERAIRPYGLLLKEV; from the exons ATGATTGATAGAGACATTGCACTCGAGGCTTTGGGTGTCCTCTGCAACGCCAGTGTGACATCTGTTCAAATTCAAAGGTCACAAAGCTCTCATGACTGCACATGTGGGGGAGCAGCACAGCAGGAACAGCTGTCCATCAAGAATCTCATCTGTTCCATCCTGGACGCAGATGAAACCAG CGAGGTGTCAAAATGCAGCTTCTCCCGCATCCAATGCGTCCTGCAAGGCAGAGCTGCGCCAGCTTCCTTCCCTGGAGTGGTGGACACTGCAACAGGAAGGAACCACATCATCGATGATGATGAGTTCTTTGCCCCGCAGTTCGACTATGATTTCAAAAATTTGAAGGACACTGAGACTTTctggagaggtggagagaagtATGAACGCCCAAGTGGTTGGTACCGTTTTGGGCTTAAG ATCCTGGATAAGTATGATGAAGTCACCTGGCTGGGAACCAGTTACCGTAGCACCCAGTCATGTCGAGGGGAGTGGCCTGTGTCCTACCACGGGACATCAAAGAAAGGTGCTGAGGGCATCATCGAAGGACACTACAAG CCGGGCCCAGGGCAGGTGTATGGCAGGGGGATTTATTCTACCCCAGACATCTCTGAGGCGAATTACTACGCCAAAACATTCACCTCCAAGAAGAATGGCAAGAAGTACAAAGTGATTCTGCAGAATCGAATCAACCCCGAGTACAGAAAGAAATACAACAACGATAAGTACTGGCTGATCCCCATCCCCAAAGGAACATCGGACGAAGAAGAGCAGAAGATGGTAGAAAGGGCCATCCGTCCTTATGGCCTTCTGTTAAAAGAGGTCTAA